A genomic window from Halorubrum trapanicum includes:
- a CDS encoding DNA topoisomerase VI subunit B, whose amino-acid sequence MTSFQSTIGDEEGIAEELAEGQREISIAEFFEKNKHMLGFDSGARGLVTAVKEAVDNALDATEEAGVLPDIYIEIEEVGDYYRVVIEDNGPGITKEQLPKVFGKLLYGSRFHKREQNRGQQGIGISAAVLYSQLTSGQPAKITSRPKGQSRAQYFELIIDTDTNEPEIQADEETTWDRPHGTRIELEMEANMRARQQLHDYVKHTAVVNPHARLELREPGLDEPLKFERATDELPAETEEIRPHPHGVELGALIKMLEATESYSVSGFLQEEFTRVGKKTADSVIDNFRDVYYGRELAWSPPRAHDDRDVASAVSEAVANKGAEATTAFAEGVAETVSNNERIARSELAEIVDNVAETVEGDTGKTFGGTVRENAVDAAWRAVTGLGGDEDESEEGAADSGEADGDADESPLVPDVYALVDEATSTRKDDAAVQAMAEALSRRFENLDGDAFRITRDDLERLVADAASFVAEQRDATFGETARENVVEAFWSRARTVPDDPPKVKAIGGDRDAAADLLDAMRTTDILSPPTDCLAPITAELVEAGLRKEYDADFYAAATRDADVHGGDPFIVEAGIAYGGSIPAEGSVELLRFANRVPLVYQRGACATTDVIKNIGWRNYGLDQPGGSGMPNGPAVISIHVASTNVPFTSESKDALANVPEIEDEIELAVREAARELKSYLNKRRSMQQRREKQDVLGKILPEMADKVSEVTGRPRPDIDGALARIMNNVSVEREVNGETVTLVVENHSDVNEELEITDIVSTEPTDLSDGTVVDMDGEWFVQWKPEVPSGDERELTYAVDGDPEFEVSVGGVETEKLTVNA is encoded by the coding sequence ATGACGTCCTTCCAGTCGACGATCGGCGACGAGGAGGGGATCGCGGAGGAGCTGGCCGAGGGCCAGCGCGAGATCTCCATCGCCGAGTTCTTCGAGAAGAACAAACACATGCTCGGGTTCGACTCGGGCGCCCGCGGGCTCGTCACCGCCGTCAAGGAGGCGGTCGACAACGCCCTCGACGCGACCGAGGAGGCCGGCGTCCTCCCCGACATCTACATCGAGATAGAGGAGGTGGGCGACTACTACCGGGTCGTCATCGAAGACAACGGGCCGGGCATCACGAAGGAACAGCTCCCGAAAGTTTTCGGCAAACTCTTGTATGGTTCAAGATTTCATAAGCGTGAACAAAATCGCGGTCAACAGGGGATCGGGATCTCGGCGGCCGTCCTGTACTCGCAGCTGACCTCCGGCCAGCCCGCGAAGATCACCTCGCGGCCGAAGGGGCAGTCGCGGGCGCAGTACTTCGAGCTCATCATCGACACGGACACGAACGAGCCGGAGATTCAGGCCGACGAGGAGACGACGTGGGACCGCCCGCACGGCACCCGGATCGAGCTGGAGATGGAGGCGAACATGCGCGCCCGCCAGCAGCTCCACGACTACGTGAAACACACCGCGGTCGTCAACCCCCACGCGCGGCTCGAACTGCGCGAGCCGGGCCTCGACGAGCCGCTGAAGTTCGAGCGCGCGACCGACGAGCTGCCGGCGGAGACGGAGGAGATCCGCCCGCACCCCCACGGGGTCGAACTCGGCGCGCTGATCAAGATGCTGGAGGCGACCGAGTCGTACTCCGTCTCCGGGTTCCTCCAGGAGGAGTTCACGCGGGTCGGCAAGAAGACCGCCGACAGCGTGATCGACAACTTCCGCGACGTCTACTACGGCCGCGAGCTCGCCTGGTCGCCGCCGCGCGCCCACGACGACCGCGACGTCGCGAGCGCGGTGAGCGAGGCCGTCGCGAACAAGGGCGCGGAGGCGACGACCGCCTTCGCCGAGGGCGTCGCCGAGACGGTTTCGAACAACGAACGGATCGCCCGGTCCGAACTCGCGGAGATCGTCGACAACGTCGCGGAGACGGTCGAGGGCGACACCGGGAAGACGTTCGGCGGAACCGTCCGCGAGAACGCGGTCGACGCCGCGTGGCGGGCGGTGACGGGGCTCGGCGGCGACGAGGACGAGAGCGAGGAGGGGGCCGCCGACTCCGGCGAAGCCGACGGCGACGCGGACGAGTCGCCGCTCGTCCCCGACGTGTACGCCCTCGTGGACGAGGCGACGTCGACGCGGAAGGACGACGCCGCCGTTCAGGCGATGGCCGAGGCGCTCTCGCGGCGGTTCGAGAACCTCGACGGCGACGCGTTCCGGATCACCCGCGACGACCTCGAACGCCTCGTCGCGGACGCGGCCTCGTTCGTCGCCGAGCAGCGCGACGCGACGTTCGGCGAGACCGCCCGCGAGAACGTCGTCGAGGCGTTCTGGTCGCGGGCGCGGACGGTCCCGGACGACCCGCCGAAGGTGAAGGCGATCGGCGGCGACCGCGACGCCGCCGCCGACCTGCTCGACGCGATGCGGACGACGGACATCCTCTCGCCGCCGACCGACTGCCTCGCGCCGATCACGGCGGAACTGGTCGAGGCCGGGCTCCGGAAGGAGTACGACGCCGACTTCTACGCGGCCGCGACCCGCGACGCCGACGTCCACGGCGGCGACCCGTTCATCGTCGAGGCCGGGATCGCCTACGGCGGGTCGATCCCGGCGGAGGGGTCGGTCGAACTGCTCCGGTTCGCGAACCGCGTTCCGCTCGTCTACCAGCGCGGGGCCTGCGCGACGACGGACGTGATCAAGAACATCGGGTGGCGCAACTACGGGCTCGACCAGCCCGGCGGCTCGGGGATGCCGAACGGGCCGGCCGTCATAAGTATCCACGTCGCCTCCACGAACGTCCCGTTCACGAGCGAGTCGAAGGACGCGCTCGCGAACGTCCCGGAGATCGAAGACGAGATCGAGCTCGCGGTGCGGGAGGCCGCCCGCGAGCTGAAGTCGTACCTCAACAAGCGGCGCTCGATGCAGCAGCGCCGCGAGAAGCAGGACGTGCTCGGCAAGATCCTCCCGGAGATGGCCGACAAGGTGAGCGAGGTCACGGGCCGGCCGCGCCCCGACATCGACGGCGCGCTGGCGCGGATCATGAACAACGTGAGCGTCGAGCGCGAGGTGAACGGCGAGACGGTGACGCTCGTCGTCGAGAACCACTCGGACGTGAACGAGGAGCTGGAGATCACCGACATCGTCTCGACGGAGCCGACGGACCTCTCCGACGGGACGGTGGTGGACATGGACGGCGAGTGGTTCGTCCAGTGGAAGCCCGAGGTGCCCTCGGGCGACGAGCGGGAACTGACGTACGCGGTCGACGGGGACCCCGAGTTCGAGGTCAGCGTCGGCGGCGTGGAGACGGAGAAACTCACGGTGAACGCCTAA
- the msrB gene encoding peptide-methionine (R)-S-oxide reductase MsrB, which translates to MSETDERDPSELTDEEWRERLSEEEYRVLRESGTEAKFSGEYVDHHPDDGEYRCRACGTVLFEAETKYESGCGWPAFYAAEEESVTTTVDTSHGMRRTEVRCANCDSHLGHVFDDGPEPTGKRFCINSVAMEYDDD; encoded by the coding sequence ATGAGCGAGACCGACGAGCGCGACCCGAGCGAGCTGACCGACGAGGAGTGGCGCGAGCGGCTCTCCGAGGAGGAGTACCGCGTGCTGCGCGAGAGCGGCACGGAGGCGAAGTTCTCCGGCGAGTACGTCGACCACCACCCCGACGACGGGGAGTACCGCTGTCGGGCCTGCGGCACCGTCCTCTTCGAGGCCGAGACGAAGTACGAGTCCGGCTGCGGCTGGCCCGCCTTCTACGCCGCCGAGGAGGAGTCGGTGACCACGACGGTGGACACCAGCCACGGGATGCGCCGCACCGAGGTCCGGTGTGCGAACTGCGACTCGCATCTCGGCCACGTGTTCGACGACGGCCCCGAGCCCACCGGGAAGCGCTTCTGTATCAACTCGGTCGCGATGGAGTACGACGACGACTAA
- a CDS encoding cold-shock protein, with the protein MATGKVDFFNDTGGYGFIETDDADEDVFFHMEDVGGPDLEEGQEVEFEIEEADKGPRATNLTRL; encoded by the coding sequence ATGGCGACAGGCAAGGTTGACTTCTTCAACGACACTGGCGGCTACGGATTCATCGAGACTGACGACGCTGACGAGGACGTGTTCTTCCACATGGAAGACGTCGGCGGCCCGGACCTCGAGGAGGGACAGGAGGTAGAGTTCGAGATCGAGGAGGCGGACAAGGGTCCGCGCGCGACGAACCTCACTCGGCTGTAG
- a CDS encoding CDGSH iron-sulfur domain-containing protein: MAREVTHEERGPAILDDDDKGDDGLIYVCQCGLSDTKPLCDGSHNATTDEEDGVVYKYPNDDADEERREVDEIGYADE; the protein is encoded by the coding sequence ATGGCGCGCGAAGTCACGCACGAGGAGCGGGGGCCGGCGATACTCGACGACGACGACAAGGGCGACGACGGACTGATCTACGTCTGTCAGTGCGGCCTGTCGGACACGAAGCCGCTCTGTGACGGGTCGCACAACGCGACGACCGACGAGGAAGACGGCGTCGTTTATAAATACCCGAACGACGACGCCGACGAGGAACGGCGCGAGGTCGACGAGATCGGATACGCCGACGAGTAG
- a CDS encoding oxidoreductase has translation MADWTTDEMPRLDGKTVVVTGANSGLGYAGTRAFAARGAIVVMACRSVERGETAASEIRTDAGGQVDGELDVRECDLASLDSVEAFAEGLNDDYDAVDILCNNAGVMAIPRSETEDGFETQFGVNHLGHFALTGRLFSLLKDADGIGGDARVVTQSSGAHEQGEMDFADLNWEASYGKWKAYGRSKLANLLFAYELQRRLDAARGETDETDDPGIRSVACHPGYTDTNLQMRTAAESGNPLMKVAMTAANAVLGQSPEIGVEPMLFAATTDVDGGAYVEPGGLMNMRGHPTVGRSNDASYDREDARRLWEYSTEATAVEYPL, from the coding sequence ATGGCAGACTGGACGACCGACGAGATGCCGCGACTGGACGGGAAGACGGTCGTCGTCACGGGGGCGAACAGCGGGCTGGGCTACGCGGGCACCCGCGCGTTCGCCGCCCGGGGCGCGATCGTCGTGATGGCGTGCCGGAGCGTCGAGCGCGGTGAGACGGCGGCCAGCGAGATCCGCACCGACGCGGGCGGCCAGGTCGACGGCGAACTCGACGTCCGCGAGTGCGACCTCGCCTCGCTCGACTCGGTCGAGGCGTTCGCCGAGGGCTTGAACGACGACTACGACGCGGTCGACATTCTCTGTAACAACGCCGGCGTGATGGCGATCCCGCGGAGCGAGACCGAGGACGGCTTCGAAACGCAGTTCGGCGTCAACCACCTCGGCCACTTCGCGCTCACCGGGCGGCTCTTCTCCCTTTTAAAAGACGCCGACGGCATCGGTGGCGACGCGCGCGTCGTCACCCAGTCGTCGGGCGCCCACGAGCAGGGCGAGATGGACTTCGCCGACCTCAACTGGGAGGCGTCGTACGGCAAGTGGAAGGCGTACGGGCGCAGTAAGCTCGCGAACCTGCTGTTCGCCTACGAGCTCCAGCGGCGCCTCGACGCGGCGCGCGGCGAGACGGACGAGACAGACGACCCGGGGATCCGCAGCGTCGCCTGCCACCCCGGCTACACCGACACGAACCTCCAGATGCGGACCGCGGCCGAGAGCGGCAACCCCCTGATGAAGGTCGCGATGACGGCCGCGAACGCGGTGCTGGGACAATCCCCCGAGATCGGGGTCGAGCCGATGCTGTTCGCCGCGACGACCGACGTCGACGGCGGCGCCTACGTCGAGCCCGGCGGCCTCATGAACATGCGCGGGCACCCGACCGTCGGCCGGTCGAACGACGCCTCCTACGACCGCGAGGACGCCCGGCGGCTCTGGGAGTACTCGACCGAGGCGACCGCCGTCGAGTACCCGCTGTGA
- a CDS encoding DNA topoisomerase IV subunit A: MTTESDARDELIDLAADFYDQFAAGSIPEMTLPTRTKSNIEYDEESGVWTYGDRTSTRSANSVRGARKLLKAAYTIEFLANQLDDDRSSTLRELYYLSESWDNDEAQFKSQDESNDLVEDLEIVTGVTREDFHMRPEESGAKVMGPLEIREQTNRGDREIHCQLDVGQGGYQIPNNPDTIEFLDNDAEFVLCVETGGMRDRLVENGFDEAHDALVVHLGGQPARATRRLTKRFRDELDLPVVVFTDGDPWSYRIYGSVAYGSIKSAHLSKYLATPEARFIGIQPEDIVEYDLPSDPLSDSDVNALESELEDPRFQTDYWEEQIELQLDIGKKSEQQSLASRGLDFVTDTYLPERLNEMGVL, encoded by the coding sequence ATGACGACCGAAAGCGACGCACGAGACGAGCTGATCGACCTGGCGGCGGACTTCTACGACCAGTTCGCTGCGGGGTCTATTCCGGAGATGACGCTTCCCACGCGGACGAAGAGCAACATCGAGTACGACGAGGAGAGCGGCGTCTGGACCTACGGCGACCGCACCTCGACGCGCAGCGCCAACTCGGTGCGGGGCGCGCGCAAGCTGTTGAAGGCCGCGTACACCATCGAGTTCCTCGCGAACCAGCTCGACGACGACCGCTCGTCGACGCTGCGTGAGCTGTACTACCTCTCGGAGTCGTGGGACAACGACGAGGCGCAGTTCAAGAGCCAGGACGAGTCGAACGATCTCGTCGAGGACTTGGAGATCGTCACGGGCGTCACCCGCGAGGACTTCCACATGCGCCCGGAGGAGTCGGGCGCGAAGGTGATGGGCCCGCTGGAGATCCGCGAGCAGACCAACCGCGGCGACCGCGAGATCCACTGTCAGCTCGACGTCGGCCAGGGCGGGTACCAGATCCCGAACAACCCGGACACCATCGAGTTCCTCGACAACGACGCGGAGTTCGTCCTCTGCGTGGAGACCGGCGGGATGCGCGACCGGCTCGTCGAGAACGGGTTCGACGAGGCGCACGACGCCCTCGTCGTCCACCTCGGCGGCCAGCCCGCGCGCGCCACCCGGCGCCTGACGAAGCGCTTCCGCGACGAGCTCGACCTCCCCGTGGTGGTGTTCACCGACGGCGACCCGTGGTCGTACCGCATCTACGGCTCCGTGGCGTACGGCTCGATCAAGTCCGCGCATCTCTCGAAGTACCTCGCGACGCCCGAGGCGCGGTTCATCGGGATCCAGCCGGAGGACATCGTCGAGTACGACCTCCCCTCGGACCCGCTCTCGGACTCGGACGTCAACGCCCTCGAATCCGAGCTGGAGGACCCGCGCTTCCAGACCGACTACTGGGAAGAGCAGATCGAGCTCCAGCTCGACATCGGCAAGAAGTCCGAGCAGCAGTCGCTCGCGAGCCGCGGCCTCGACTTCGTCACGGACACCTACCTCCCCGAGCGGCTGAACGAGATGGGCGTGCTGTAG
- a CDS encoding MOSC N-terminal beta barrel domain-containing protein yields MARLERLTVFPVKGLDGVDVEAARVLDGGTLKRDREFALFDADGDVVNGKRTDRVHDLSTDFDTESGALRVETPDGTVRRFDLDGEPARAAEWFGDFFDAELRLRRDESLGFVDRREMGPSVVSTATLEAVASWFDGMTVEGARRRLRANVEVSGVPAFWEDRFVGDGAPAFEIDGVRVEGVTPCGRCVVPERDPDTGEPTPEFRERFVRRREATFPEWADEDAFDHYYTLMTIARIPERDRGETLRVGDEVTVRA; encoded by the coding sequence ATGGCCCGTTTGGAGCGACTCACGGTGTTTCCGGTGAAGGGGTTAGACGGGGTCGACGTCGAGGCCGCCCGGGTCCTCGACGGCGGGACGCTGAAACGCGACCGCGAGTTCGCGCTGTTCGACGCCGACGGCGACGTCGTCAACGGGAAGCGGACCGACCGGGTCCACGACCTCTCGACCGACTTCGACACCGAGTCGGGCGCGCTCCGGGTCGAGACGCCCGACGGGACCGTCCGGCGGTTCGACCTCGACGGGGAGCCCGCCCGCGCCGCCGAGTGGTTCGGCGACTTCTTCGACGCGGAGCTCCGGCTCCGGCGCGACGAGTCGCTCGGGTTCGTCGACCGCCGGGAGATGGGCCCCTCCGTCGTCAGCACGGCGACGCTGGAGGCGGTCGCCTCGTGGTTCGATGGAATGACCGTCGAGGGGGCGCGCCGCCGCCTCCGCGCGAACGTCGAGGTGTCGGGCGTCCCGGCGTTCTGGGAGGACCGGTTCGTCGGCGACGGGGCGCCGGCGTTCGAGATCGACGGCGTCCGCGTCGAGGGCGTGACGCCCTGCGGTCGGTGCGTCGTCCCGGAGCGCGACCCCGACACCGGCGAGCCGACGCCGGAGTTCCGCGAGCGGTTCGTTCGGCGGCGCGAGGCGACGTTCCCCGAGTGGGCCGACGAGGACGCGTTCGACCACTACTACACCTTGATGACCATCGCGCGGATACCCGAGCGCGACCGCGGCGAGACGCTCCGCGTCGGCGACGAGGTCACGGTCCGCGCGTAA
- a CDS encoding HAD-IC family P-type ATPase — MSTRTTHLDITGMSCANCSATVGDAVESIDGVTRADANYATDEATVEYDPEETSLAAVYDAIEESGYGAVSETATVAITDMTCANCADANRDALESVPGVVEADVNYATDEAQVRYNPAETSLSALYDAVEDAGYSPVREGEGGGEEADGEGDGSGESARDAARNAEIRKQRRLTLFGAALSAPLLFFLVDNLLLGGAVVPDRLFGVGIHWVAFALATPVQVVLGRPFYVNSYKALVTNGRANMDVLIALGSTTAYVYSVAVLLNLVAGSVYFDTAALILVFITLGNYLEARSKGQAGEALRKLLEMEADTATLVDEDGTEREVPIDEVEVGDRMKVRPGEQVPTDGVVVEGQSAVDESMVTGESVPVEKSEGDEVVGSTINENGLLVVEATKVGADTALQQIVQTVKEAQSRQPDIQNLADRISAYFVPAVIANALFWGVVWFAFPETLAAFVDRLPLWGQVAGGPAVVGGTVSVFEFAIVVFASSVLIACPCALGLATPAATMVGTTIGAQHGVLFKGGDVLERAKDVDTAVFDKTGTLTRGEMELTDVVAVGNERVPDGGAVAEGGDAQATDDDATAADDADGAAGTGARADEDEVLRLAASAERGSEHPLAQAIVDGAESRGLDLADPEDFENVPGHGVRATVDGDEVLVGNRKLLRDAGIDPAPAAETMERLESEGKTAMLVARIRDGADDGELMGVVADADTVKSSAEEAVSQLRDRGIDVMMITGDNERTARAVAERVGIDPDNVRAGVLPEDKSDAVEEIQSDGRRAMMVGDGVNDAPALAVAYVGTAIGSGTDVAIEAADVTLMRDDPLDVVKAIRVSDATLQKIKQNLVWALGYNTAMIPLASLGLLQPVLAAGAMAFSSVSVLTNSLLFRRYDPDGDYRLLGFLRR; from the coding sequence ATGAGCACCAGAACCACCCACCTCGACATCACGGGGATGAGCTGCGCCAACTGTTCGGCGACCGTCGGCGACGCCGTGGAGTCGATAGACGGCGTCACGCGAGCCGACGCGAACTACGCCACGGACGAGGCGACCGTCGAGTACGACCCGGAGGAGACGTCGCTCGCGGCGGTCTACGACGCGATCGAGGAGTCGGGCTACGGGGCGGTCTCCGAGACGGCGACCGTGGCGATCACCGACATGACGTGCGCGAACTGCGCGGACGCGAACCGCGACGCCTTAGAGTCCGTGCCCGGCGTCGTCGAGGCCGACGTGAACTACGCGACCGACGAGGCACAGGTGCGGTACAACCCCGCCGAGACCTCGCTGTCGGCGCTGTACGACGCCGTCGAGGACGCCGGCTACTCGCCGGTGCGCGAGGGCGAGGGCGGCGGCGAGGAGGCGGACGGCGAGGGCGACGGCTCGGGCGAGAGCGCGCGCGACGCGGCTCGGAACGCCGAGATCCGAAAGCAGCGCCGCCTGACGCTGTTCGGCGCCGCGCTGTCCGCGCCGCTGCTCTTCTTCCTCGTCGACAACCTCCTCCTCGGGGGTGCGGTCGTGCCGGACCGGCTCTTCGGCGTCGGGATCCACTGGGTCGCGTTCGCGCTCGCGACGCCGGTCCAGGTCGTCCTCGGTCGCCCGTTCTACGTGAACTCCTACAAGGCGCTCGTCACGAACGGGCGCGCCAACATGGACGTGCTGATCGCGCTGGGGTCGACGACGGCGTACGTCTACTCCGTCGCGGTCCTCCTCAACCTGGTCGCCGGGAGCGTCTACTTCGACACGGCGGCGCTCATCCTCGTGTTCATCACGCTCGGCAACTACCTCGAGGCCCGCTCGAAGGGGCAGGCCGGGGAGGCGCTCCGGAAGCTCCTGGAGATGGAGGCCGACACCGCGACCCTCGTCGACGAGGACGGGACCGAGCGCGAGGTCCCGATCGACGAGGTCGAGGTCGGCGACCGGATGAAGGTCCGCCCCGGCGAGCAGGTCCCGACCGACGGGGTCGTCGTCGAGGGGCAGTCCGCGGTCGACGAGTCGATGGTGACCGGCGAGTCCGTCCCGGTGGAGAAGTCGGAGGGCGACGAGGTCGTCGGCTCCACCATCAACGAGAACGGGCTCCTCGTCGTCGAGGCGACGAAGGTCGGCGCGGACACCGCGCTCCAGCAGATCGTCCAGACGGTGAAGGAGGCGCAGTCCCGACAGCCCGACATCCAGAACCTCGCGGACCGCATCTCCGCGTACTTCGTGCCCGCGGTCATCGCGAACGCGCTGTTCTGGGGCGTCGTCTGGTTCGCCTTCCCCGAGACGCTCGCCGCGTTCGTCGACCGACTTCCGCTGTGGGGACAGGTCGCGGGCGGCCCCGCGGTGGTCGGCGGGACCGTCTCGGTGTTCGAGTTCGCGATCGTCGTCTTCGCCTCCTCGGTCCTGATCGCGTGTCCCTGCGCGCTCGGCCTCGCGACGCCGGCCGCGACGATGGTCGGCACCACCATCGGCGCGCAACACGGCGTCCTGTTCAAGGGCGGCGACGTCCTCGAACGCGCGAAGGACGTCGACACCGCGGTGTTCGACAAGACGGGGACGCTCACGAGAGGCGAGATGGAACTCACTGACGTCGTCGCGGTCGGCAACGAGCGCGTCCCCGACGGCGGCGCTGTCGCCGAGGGCGGCGACGCGCAGGCGACGGACGACGACGCGACGGCCGCCGACGACGCGGACGGGGCCGCCGGGACCGGCGCGCGGGCCGACGAGGACGAGGTCCTCCGGCTCGCCGCGAGCGCGGAGCGCGGCAGCGAACACCCCCTCGCTCAGGCGATCGTCGACGGCGCCGAGTCGCGCGGACTCGACCTCGCCGACCCGGAGGACTTCGAGAACGTCCCCGGACACGGGGTGAGGGCGACCGTCGACGGCGACGAGGTGCTGGTCGGCAACCGGAAGCTGCTGCGCGACGCGGGGATCGACCCTGCGCCCGCCGCCGAGACGATGGAACGCTTAGAGAGCGAGGGGAAGACGGCGATGCTCGTCGCCCGGATTCGAGACGGCGCGGACGACGGGGAGCTCATGGGCGTCGTCGCCGACGCGGACACGGTGAAATCGAGCGCCGAAGAGGCGGTGAGTCAGCTCCGCGACCGCGGCATCGACGTGATGATGATCACGGGCGACAACGAGCGCACCGCCCGCGCGGTCGCCGAGCGGGTCGGCATCGACCCCGACAACGTCCGCGCCGGCGTCCTCCCGGAGGACAAGTCCGACGCGGTCGAGGAGATCCAGTCCGACGGTCGCCGGGCGATGATGGTCGGCGACGGCGTCAACGACGCGCCGGCGCTCGCGGTCGCGTACGTCGGCACCGCCATCGGGAGCGGGACCGACGTGGCCATCGAGGCCGCCGACGTGACGCTGATGCGCGACGACCCGCTCGACGTCGTGAAGGCGATCCGCGTCTCGGACGCGACGCTCCAGAAGATCAAACAGAACCTCGTGTGGGCGCTCGGCTACAACACGGCGATGATCCCGCTGGCGTCGCTCGGGCTGCTCCAGCCCGTCCTCGCGGCCGGGGCGATGGCGTTCTCCTCGGTGTCGGTGCTGACGAACAGCCTCCTGTTCCGCCGGTACGACCCCGACGGCGACTACAGGCTCCTCGGGTTCCTGCGGCGTTGA